In Marasmius oreades isolate 03SP1 chromosome 1, whole genome shotgun sequence, one DNA window encodes the following:
- a CDS encoding uncharacterized protein (CAZy:GH95): MGFKPLKLAIALTCLAHVQVQAATTMWFNKTTIIPIGNGRLGAEVFGQVPNEVLVLNEDHIWSGSMNDPNNKNCPRALPSVREAIWNDDLATAQNTVDASCMANPISQQVFQTAGNLTLAFPSVTTSSITAYNHTLDLATAIATTTYTTRDGVQFTRTSFASHPDNVIVMKISANVTGKVGFEAKFTTPMDTPAFSASGNSLTLTGRGVKHTLPVSITFLARAEISVVGGSVQPGGNGDTLVVAGANEAVIRIAIDTNYVRYNDISGNPEAKVSGTLAAVRNKTWQELRDAHVEDHSGLFGRVDITLGTPTKSTYLPTDIRRTLPGGADADADLFALYAQYGRYLGIASSRKTEPSNLQGIWNQETNPEWGSKYTLNINQQMNSWLSEPLNIAETLDPLWNLISELAERGKVTALEEYNITRGWIGHHNTGIWRDSAPIDAAYYGMWPMAPAWLMLNVYEHYKFEPDNVDWVKNFAYPLMKDLCEFYLDLLVVAPKNVEPQQYLVTNPSMSPESGIGTYNGTQVSLSYGSTIDNSLLRDLFNHTVEFATLLGVDGDFSANLTSTMRRLMPIRINSKGQIQEWGRDYNSKGSDAHISNLYPLFPSAQIDPRLNTTLAQIANVTLNGRGDSFNGWPTAWRANCYARLLDGEKAYYFMKRLLSLYSYDNLWSANLVFQIDANFGGANAVAEMILQSHNGEVHLLPAIPSAWASGSVKGFRVRGGFTVDMTWSGGKLENAVFKSTSGTAANVRYKDKVVRLNLSKGGQTTLGISDF, translated from the exons ATGGGCTTTAAACCATTAAAGCTGGCCATAGCGCTGACATGTTTGGCCCATGTTCAAGTCCAAGCG GCCACGACGATGTGGTTTAACAAAACCACGA TCATTCCAATTGGAAATGGGCGTCTCGGTGCTGAAGTATTTGGGCAGGTCCCTAATGAAGTCTTAGTCCTCAACGAG GATCACATCTGGTCTGGCTCTATGAATGATCCCAATAACAAGAATTGCCCGCGGGCACTTCCAAGCGTTCGGGAAGCAATATG GAACGATGATCTCGCTACCGCACAAAATACCGTTGATGCCAGTTGTATGGCCAATCCGATCAGTCAACAAGTCTTCCAAA CTGCCGGGAACTTGACCTTGGCATTCCCGTCTGTCACAACGTCCTCTATTACTGCCTATAATCACACGTTGGACCTTGCAACTGCTATTGCGACTACGACCTACACAACACGAGATGGTGTTCAATTCACCCGAACCTCATTCGCCAGTCACCCCGACAACGTGATTGTTATGAAGATCTCCGCCAATGTTACCGGGAAAGTAGGATTCGAAGCCAAGTTTACCACACCCATGGATACACCT GCATTCTCTGCAAGCGGAAATTCATTGACTCTAACAGGGCGTGGAGTGAAGCACACACTTCCCGTTTCTATCACGTTTCTTGCCCGCGCAGAAATCTCAGTTGTCGGCGGTTCAGTTCAACCTGGAGGAAATGGAGATACTCTCGTTGTCGCCGGTGCAAACGAGGCTGTCATAAGAATTGCCATTGATACGAACTATGTCCGGTATAACGATATCTCAGGCAATCCTGAAGCGAAAGTTTCGGGAACGTTAGCTGCGGTGAGGAACAAGACCTGGCAGGAATTGAGAGACGCACATGTGGAGGATCATTCGGGGTTGTTTGGGAGGGTTGATATTACTTTAG GAACACCCACGAAATCCACCTATCTACCAACCGACATTCGGAGGACCCTCCCTGGCGGCGCTGATGCAGACGCGGATCTGTTCGCTCTCTATGCTCAGTATGGGAGATACCTGGGAATCGCCTCGTCTAGGAAGACAGAACCTTCCAATCTTCAGGGAATTTGGAACCAAGAAACTAATCCCGAATGGGGAAG CAAGTACACGTTGAACATCAATCAACAA ATGAACTCGTGGCTCTCAGAGCCTCTCAACATCGCGGAAACCCTCGATCCTCTCTGGAATCTCATCTCCGAGCTGGCTGAACGGGGAAAAGTTACCGCTCTTGAGGAATACAACATCACACGAGGTTGGATAGGCCACCACAACACGGGTATCTGGCGAGATTCCGCCCCAATCGATGCTGCGTATTACGGGATGTGGCCTATGGCTCCAGCGTGGTTAATGCTAAATGTGTACGAACACTACAAATTTGAGCCAGACAATGTCGACTGGGTCAAGAACTTCGCCTACCCCCTGATGAAAGACCTATGCGAATTTTACCTAGATTTATTAGTTGTTGCGCCGAAGAACGTTGAACCTCAACAGTATCTCGTGACGAATCCAAGTATGAGCCCTGAGAGTGGGATTGGAACTTACAATGGCACTCAGGTGTCGTTAAGCTACG GATCGACAATCGACAATTC ACTCCTTCGAGACTTGTTCAACCATACCGTTGAATTTGCTACCCTGCTGGGTGTCGATGGGGATTTTTCAGCAAACTTAACGTCTACCATGAGACGGCTCATGCCAATACGCATCAATTCGAAAGGTCAAATTCAGGAATGGGGTCGAGATTACAATTCAAAGGG CTCCGACGCTCACATCAGTAACTTATATCCCCTGTTCCCCTCCGCTCAAATCGACCCACGCTTAAACACCACCCTCGCACAAATCGCCAATGTTACGTTGAATGGCCGGGGTGATTCATTTAACGGATGGCCAACTGCCTGGAGAGCGAACTGTTACGCGCGGTTGTTGGATGGGGAGAAGGCgtattatttcatgaagagGCTGTTGAGCCTCTACTCGTATGACAATTTGTGGTCCGCCAACCTCGTGTTCCAGATCGATGCAAACTTTG GTGGTGCGAACGCTGTTGCGGAAATGATTCTCCAAAGTCATAATGGGGAGGTCCACCTCTTGCCCGCTATACCGTCTGCTTGGGCTTCGGGGAGCGTGAAGGGCTTTAGGGTCAGAGGCGGGTTCACGGTCGATATGACTTGGAGCGGTGGCAAATTGGAGAACGCTGTGTTCAAGAGCACATCGGGGACCGCAGCTAATGTGAGATACAAGGACAAGGTGGTTCGATTGAACCTTTCGAAGGGAGGACAAACGACGTTGGGTATTTCGGACTTTTAA
- a CDS encoding uncharacterized protein (BUSCO:EOG09261M4S) has protein sequence MHSSSYDVLIVGAGIAGCALAHALSTIPREKPLRIGLLERSLDEPDRIVGELLQPGGVAALEQLGLESCVENIDSIHLGGYCVVKDGGFVHIPYPNGHRGRGLHHGRFIMNLRAAAQRAKGVEVIEVTVNGLLQCDAKGTGRVIGVSGSRKVGQEKEVEKMEFYADLVVIADGCFSNFRTQVMDQRALKPVTKSHFVGLILKDVQLPIPQHGTVCLTASNGPALLYQIGTGETRMLVDVREPLPSDMKAHLLNSVIPELPSCVHIAALEAVKNDRLRRMPNSFLPAVKQGNPRFSKQGVILVGDAWNMRHPLTGGGMTVAFSDAVILRDLLREVKDLKDWDEMKGVLDCWHWRRKPLASTVNILSVALYDLFGANEPELAILRTGCFKYFELGGECINGPVSLLSAITPSPTLLIYHFFAVAFYSIWVMFAHPRPVQLRKDNKPKLVAPSIVEYPYLAFKSIVVIWTASVVVLPLIWSEIRWWSPEEKSLRHRPMLMLVGFLTLLYLLL, from the exons ATGCATTCCTCCTCATACGACGTCCTGATTGTAGGTGCGGGTATCGCTGGTTGTGCTCTCGCCCATGCCCTCTCGACTATTCCGCGAGAAAAGCCTCTTCGAATCGGCCTTCTAGAAAGATCTCTAGACGAGCCTGACCGTATCGTTGGGGAGCTACTTCAACCAGGAGGTGTGGCTGCACTGGAGCAGTTGGGACTTGAGTCTTGTGTGGAAAATATTGATTCGATACACCTTGGGGGTTATTGCGTCGTGAAGGACGGCGGTTTCGTTCATATTCCTTATCCCAATGGCCATCGCGGTCGAGGCCTACATCATGGAAGATTCATCATGAACTTGCGAGCAGCTGCGCAACGGGCGAAAGGGGTAGAGGTCATTGAAGTAACCGTAAATGGACTACTTCAATGTGATGCAAAGGGAACGGGAAGGGTTATTGGTGTCTCTGGTTCGAGGAAGGTTGGACAGGAAAAAGAAGTGGAGAAGATGGAATTCTATGCCGACTTAGTGGTCATTGCCGACGGATGCTTCTCGAACTTCCGAACTCAGGTTATGGACCAGCGAGCTCTCAAACCCGTCACAAAAAGTCATTTCGTTGGTCTGATTCTCAAGGATGTCCAACTTCCTATTCCACAACACGGGACTGTATGTCTGACAGCGAGCAACGGGCCCGCCCTCTTATACCAGATTGGCACAGGCGAAACGCGAATGCTTGTCGACGTCAGGGAGCCCCTACCTTCCGACATGAAG GCTCACCTCCTGAACAGCGTGATACCCGAACTTCCGAGCTGTGTCCATATTGCTGCCCTCGAAGCAGTCAAAAATGACCGTCTAAGGCGCATGCCGAATTCCTTCTTACCTGCCGTCAAACAAGGTAATCCCAGATTCTCCAAACAAGGTGTTATTCTTGTTGGTGACGCATGGAACATGCGACATCCACTCACTGGTGGTGGAATGACGGTTGCTTTTAGTGACGCAGTCATCCTTCGGGATTTGCTTCGAGAGGTTAAAGACCTCAAGGATTGGGACGAGATGAAGGGTGTTCTTGATTGTTGGCACTGGAGACGGAAACCCCTTGCGTCCACGGTGAATATCCTGAGTGTCGCCTTATATGACCTGTTCGGTGCAAATG AGCCAGAACTCGCTATCCTTCGAACTGGCTGTTTCAAGTACTTTGAACTCGGTGGTGAATGTATCAATGGACCCGTTTCTCTACTTTCCGC GATTACCCCGTCACCTACACTCCTCATATATCACTTCTTCGCTGTCGCTTTCTATTCGATATGGGTTATGTTTGCCCACCCACGGCCTGTGCAACTTCGTAAGGATAACAAACCAAAATTAGTCGCGCCATCAATAGTGGAATATCCTTATCTTGCTTTCAAGTCCATCGTGGTG ATATGGACTGCATCAGTCGTTGTCCTTCCACTTATATGGTCAGAGATTCGATGGTGGTCTCCTGAGGAGAAATCACTTCGACACCGACCAATGCTAATGTTGGTCGGGTTTCTGACTCTACTTTATCTCCTTCTATAG
- a CDS encoding uncharacterized protein (BUSCO:EOG09264RJL), whose amino-acid sequence MTVEEIRPDASDSDCVTLARRPYHCGANLQSALASFQTTTTMTLSDQDREAIIKAAFEAKEFSYSPYSKFRVGAAFLTADGSIVKGANIENASYGGTICAERTAIVKAVSEGIKSFAALAVVTDVPSTISPCGMCRQVIREFCGLDMPILLVPSNYPNNEKEGKEGYSKGGVRLTSVDELLPDSFGPEQLELPRIP is encoded by the exons ATGACTGTGGAAGAGATCCGGCCTGACGCTAGCGATTCTGATTGCGTTACACTCGCGCGCAGGCCGTACCACTGCGGAGCCAACTTGCAATCTGCGCTCGCTTCTTTCCAAACCACGACCACGATGACTTTATCAGACCAGGATCGGGAAGCAATAATCAAGGCAGCATTCGAAG CGAAGGAGTTTTCTTATAGTCCATACTCGAAGTTTCGCGTCGGTGCTGCTTTCCTTACTGCTGATGGATCTATAGTCAAGGGAGCTAATATTGAGAATGCTTCATACG GTGGAACCATATGTGCAGAGCGGACTGCTATCGTGAAAGCTGTG AGCGAAGGCATAAAGTCGTTTGCGGCTCTTGCTGTCGTTAC CGATGTCCCATCTACGATATCACCCTGTGGAATGTGCCGTCAAGTGATACGCGAATTTTGCGGTCTAGATATGCCTATATTACTAGTCCCGAGCAACTATCCAAACAacgagaaggaaggaaaggaggGGTATTCCAAGGGCGGGGTTCGGCTCACTTCTGTTGATGAGTTACTTCCAGATAGCTTTGGTCCGGAACAGCTCGAGCTTCCGAGAATTCCCTAA
- a CDS encoding uncharacterized protein (BUSCO:EOG09264RJL), whose product MTLSDQDREAIIKAAFEAKEFSYSPYSKFRVGAAFLTADGSIVKGANIENASYGGTICAERTAIVKAVSEGIKSFAALAVVTDVPSTISPCGMCRQVIREFCGLDMPILLVPSNYPNNEKEGKEGYSKGGVRLTSVDELLPDSFGPEQLELPRIP is encoded by the exons ATGACTTTATCAGACCAGGATCGGGAAGCAATAATCAAGGCAGCATTCGAAG CGAAGGAGTTTTCTTATAGTCCATACTCGAAGTTTCGCGTCGGTGCTGCTTTCCTTACTGCTGATGGATCTATAGTCAAGGGAGCTAATATTGAGAATGCTTCATACG GTGGAACCATATGTGCAGAGCGGACTGCTATCGTGAAAGCTGTG AGCGAAGGCATAAAGTCGTTTGCGGCTCTTGCTGTCGTTAC CGATGTCCCATCTACGATATCACCCTGTGGAATGTGCCGTCAAGTGATACGCGAATTTTGCGGTCTAGATATGCCTATATTACTAGTCCCGAGCAACTATCCAAACAacgagaaggaaggaaaggaggGGTATTCCAAGGGCGGGGTTCGGCTCACTTCTGTTGATGAGTTACTTCCAGATAGCTTTGGTCCGGAACAGCTCGAGCTTCCGAGAATTCCCTAA